One genomic segment of Amycolatopsis sp. WQ 127309 includes these proteins:
- a CDS encoding SDR family NAD(P)-dependent oxidoreductase, with protein sequence MTFPQRFTGKTVLVTGAGTGFGAEIAVRAAQEGADVAVHYRGSRAGAERTAERVEEAGRKAFIVQADIAERAQIVRLADEVWSHFGRLDVAINNVGDVAREQMSWRDITEESIDHVLAVDIKGTLLCTHEFGDRMLTQGGGAIVNIGSTVVARGSARAPQYAAAKYGIIGLTKSYARAFAPTVRVNVFAPGFIETEATLGREDWKSGRGEQLRGDTPLGRIPRPEELAGTALFLATADASHMTGSFMVADGGYNMIGA encoded by the coding sequence GTGACCTTCCCCCAGCGGTTCACCGGCAAGACCGTCCTGGTCACCGGCGCGGGCACCGGGTTCGGCGCGGAGATCGCCGTCCGCGCCGCGCAGGAGGGCGCCGACGTCGCCGTGCACTACCGCGGCTCCCGCGCCGGGGCCGAGCGCACCGCCGAGCGCGTCGAAGAGGCCGGGCGCAAAGCGTTCATCGTGCAGGCGGACATCGCCGAGCGCGCGCAGATCGTCCGGCTGGCCGACGAGGTCTGGAGCCACTTCGGCCGGCTCGACGTCGCGATCAACAACGTCGGCGACGTCGCGCGCGAGCAGATGTCGTGGCGGGACATCACCGAAGAGTCGATCGACCACGTCCTGGCCGTCGACATCAAGGGCACGCTGCTGTGCACCCACGAGTTCGGCGACCGGATGCTCACCCAGGGCGGCGGCGCGATCGTCAACATCGGCTCCACGGTCGTCGCCCGGGGCAGCGCCCGCGCCCCGCAGTACGCGGCGGCCAAGTACGGGATCATCGGCCTGACCAAGTCCTACGCGCGCGCCTTCGCGCCCACCGTGCGGGTGAACGTGTTCGCGCCGGGCTTCATCGAGACCGAGGCGACGCTGGGCCGCGAGGACTGGAAGTCCGGGCGCGGCGAGCAGCTGCGGGGCGACACCCCGCTCGGCCGCATCCCGCGGCCGGAAGAACTCGCGGGGACCGCGCTGTTCCTGGCCACCGCGGACGCGAGCCACATGACCGGCAGCTTCATGGTCGCCGACGGCGGCTACAACATGATCGGTGCATGA
- a CDS encoding amidohydrolase family protein: MSEPRVVFTGGRVFDGTGAPAVPGDVVVRGEKIEAVRTGVEPEPGDRVVDCRGATVMPGLVESHAHLTFPSAVGHVDPSFNPPLDVSFFHHMPTPDEHLALAERNARILLDHGFTSAYSAGSLTPVPTEVRLRDRIAAGLVPGPRMRAASFERDNNPVQMGPNGPTPKEIGPEAVRAFIREQAALGFDSVKLLMSNDDVFFEGGSMVTQYSAEEAAAAGEQARESGVWLNCHAQSPESIKLAVRSGFRSVYHCSYADQEAIDLLEEHKDEIFLSPAVGIMWANVHEGAEFGIDPGLAAKMGSVKSLAAMEQLYPELRKRGLRVLPGGDYGFPNNPIGRNARDLDLFVRLFGYSPAEALRATTQFGGQVLDMPVGVVTEDYFADILVVRGDPTSDVTLLQDKDNLLAIMQGGRFHKAPA; this comes from the coding sequence ATGAGCGAACCCAGAGTGGTGTTCACCGGTGGCCGGGTGTTCGACGGGACCGGCGCTCCGGCGGTACCGGGTGACGTCGTGGTGCGCGGCGAGAAGATCGAAGCCGTGCGCACCGGCGTCGAACCCGAGCCGGGTGACCGGGTCGTCGACTGCCGCGGCGCGACGGTCATGCCGGGCCTGGTGGAGTCGCACGCGCACCTGACGTTCCCGTCCGCCGTCGGCCACGTCGACCCGTCGTTCAACCCGCCGCTGGACGTGTCGTTCTTCCACCACATGCCGACGCCCGACGAGCACCTCGCGCTCGCCGAGCGCAACGCGCGGATCCTCCTGGACCACGGCTTCACCAGCGCGTACTCCGCCGGCTCGCTGACGCCGGTGCCGACTGAGGTCCGGCTGCGCGACCGGATCGCCGCCGGGCTGGTCCCTGGCCCGCGGATGCGCGCGGCGTCGTTCGAACGGGACAACAACCCCGTGCAGATGGGGCCGAACGGCCCGACGCCCAAGGAGATCGGCCCCGAGGCGGTCCGCGCGTTCATCCGCGAGCAGGCCGCGCTCGGCTTCGACAGCGTCAAGCTGCTGATGAGCAACGACGACGTCTTCTTCGAAGGCGGCTCGATGGTCACCCAGTACAGCGCGGAAGAGGCCGCCGCGGCCGGCGAGCAGGCGCGCGAGTCCGGCGTCTGGCTCAACTGCCACGCGCAGTCGCCCGAGTCGATCAAGCTGGCGGTGCGCAGCGGGTTCCGCTCGGTGTACCACTGCTCGTACGCCGACCAGGAGGCGATCGATCTCCTGGAGGAGCACAAGGACGAGATCTTCCTGTCCCCCGCCGTCGGCATCATGTGGGCGAACGTCCACGAGGGCGCCGAGTTCGGCATCGACCCAGGCCTGGCGGCGAAGATGGGCTCGGTGAAGTCGCTCGCCGCGATGGAGCAGCTCTACCCGGAGCTGCGCAAACGCGGCCTGCGTGTGCTGCCCGGCGGCGACTACGGCTTCCCGAACAACCCGATCGGGCGCAACGCGCGGGACCTGGACCTGTTCGTGCGCCTGTTCGGCTACTCCCCCGCCGAGGCGCTGCGCGCCACGACGCAGTTCGGCGGCCAGGTGCTGGACATGCCGGTCGGCGTGGTGACGGAGGACTACTTCGCCGACATCCTGGTGGTGCGCGGCGATCCGACGTCGGACGTGACATTGTTGCAGGACAAGGACAATCTCTTGGCGATCATGCAAGGCGGCCGGTTCCACAAGGCGCCCGCGTGA
- a CDS encoding alpha/beta hydrolase fold domain-containing protein — protein sequence MTVYREVLGFRPLELDLHLPAGPGPHPAIVYLHGGGWRRGSRRTTIPASLCPTLAERGFAVAAADYRLSGEARFPAQLEDVRAAITWLRSEVDCAATFLWGESAGAHLALLAALDGGDVDGVVAWYPPTDLLGLADGFPGAVDDSREAELLGVAPSADPDRARAASPLTFAHRNAPPILLMHGDADDLVPPAQSERLASALRAVGAPVELDLVPGARHMWTDARDVGAIVDRSVQFLRALG from the coding sequence GTGACGGTGTACCGCGAAGTCCTGGGCTTCCGGCCCCTCGAACTGGATCTGCACCTGCCCGCCGGCCCCGGCCCGCACCCGGCGATCGTGTACCTGCACGGCGGCGGCTGGCGACGCGGATCGCGGCGGACGACGATCCCCGCGTCGCTGTGCCCGACCTTGGCGGAGCGGGGTTTCGCGGTCGCCGCGGCGGACTACCGGCTCAGCGGGGAGGCGCGCTTTCCCGCGCAGCTGGAAGACGTCCGCGCGGCGATCACCTGGCTGCGGTCCGAAGTGGACTGTGCCGCGACGTTCCTGTGGGGCGAGTCGGCGGGCGCCCACCTCGCCCTGCTGGCCGCGCTCGACGGCGGTGACGTCGACGGCGTCGTCGCCTGGTACCCGCCGACCGACCTGCTGGGCCTGGCCGACGGCTTCCCCGGCGCGGTCGACGACTCCCGGGAGGCCGAGCTGCTCGGCGTGGCGCCGTCGGCCGACCCCGACCGAGCACGGGCGGCGAGCCCGCTCACCTTCGCGCACCGGAACGCCCCGCCAATCCTGCTGATGCACGGCGATGCCGACGACCTCGTCCCGCCGGCCCAAAGCGAGCGGCTGGCGTCGGCGTTGCGGGCGGTGGGTGCCCCGGTGGAGCTGGACCTGGTCCCGGGCGCGCGGCACATGTGGACGGACGCCCGGGACGTCGGCGCGATCGTCGACCGCTCGGTGCAGTTCCTCCGCGCACTCGGCTGA
- a CDS encoding alpha/beta hydrolase fold domain-containing protein encodes MPIHPAVAAKLPLLDGVPSFEALVTDPAFRDRMIRFMTPSVGGPPPVVETRDEKVPGPHGPVPVRVYAPGDGRPCLVWLHGGAFKMGDLDMPEADWVAREIAVRAGATVVSVDYRLAVPYPVPHDDVVAAVRWARDTLAPERIVLGGASAGGNLAAGAALRLRDADAWQPAALALVYPVLHPELPPPTASLTQLMTEVPPLLHFPPAEVRSITEAYLGGPVTSADGYAMPGLAVLADLSPTLLLTAEYDDLRPSGERFAGALAAAGVDVHHVQIRAMLHGFLGLPSAIEPVDRALTLIAGTLA; translated from the coding sequence ATGCCGATCCACCCCGCCGTGGCCGCGAAACTCCCGCTGCTCGACGGCGTCCCGTCCTTCGAGGCGCTGGTCACCGATCCCGCGTTCCGCGACCGGATGATCCGGTTCATGACGCCGTCGGTGGGTGGCCCGCCACCGGTCGTCGAGACCCGCGACGAGAAGGTGCCCGGTCCGCACGGCCCGGTGCCGGTCCGCGTCTACGCACCCGGTGACGGGCGGCCGTGCCTGGTGTGGCTGCACGGTGGCGCGTTCAAGATGGGCGACCTCGACATGCCGGAGGCGGACTGGGTGGCGCGCGAGATCGCCGTCCGCGCGGGCGCGACGGTGGTCAGCGTCGACTACCGGCTGGCCGTCCCGTACCCGGTGCCGCACGACGACGTCGTGGCCGCGGTCCGCTGGGCCCGCGACACGCTCGCGCCGGAGCGGATCGTGCTGGGCGGCGCCAGCGCGGGCGGCAACCTCGCGGCGGGCGCGGCCCTGCGCCTGCGCGACGCCGACGCCTGGCAGCCCGCGGCCCTCGCGCTGGTGTACCCGGTGCTGCACCCGGAACTCCCGCCGCCCACGGCGTCGCTCACCCAGCTGATGACCGAAGTGCCGCCGCTGCTGCACTTCCCGCCGGCCGAGGTCCGCTCGATCACCGAGGCCTACCTCGGCGGCCCGGTGACCAGCGCGGACGGCTACGCGATGCCGGGCCTGGCGGTGCTGGCGGACCTCAGTCCGACCCTGCTGCTGACCGCGGAGTACGACGACCTGCGCCCCTCGGGGGAGCGCTTCGCGGGCGCGCTGGCCGCGGCCGGAGTGGACGTGCACCACGTCCAGATCCGCGCGATGCTGCACGGCTTCCTGGGCCTGCCCTCGGCGATCGAGCCGGTGGACCGCGCGCTGACGCTCATCGCGGGCACGCTCGCATAG
- a CDS encoding glycoside hydrolase family 3 protein → MLLLHDDNGVAFRDLDGDGVMAPYEDPRRPAEERVRDLLTRMTVAEKAGLLCHAPVSVAPDGGLVDAPAGLLPTAPTTSVLRDGHVRCLSLMAPVAAGPLARWHNRVQDLAAGSRLGIPVLLSSDPRHSANENPLTSVPSGGCSRWPEPLGFGALDDEDLVRGFAGIVRAEYAAVGIRLALHPMADVASEPRWARISGTFGADPDVVARLAAAYVEGLQGPVLGPGSVAAMVKHWPGAGPQAGGLDAHFASGPDQVYPAGRYELHRDRFRPALRAGAAAVMPYYGRPVGVPGLREVGFAFDPEVVAGQLRRDEGFDGLVCTDFGLLTDSVLADGTVWPARAWGVEHLDRTERALLLLDAGVDQFGGEWCPEVITGLVAAGRVSEARLDESAARVLTLMVHLGLFENPYVSEEAAVTTVGRADFAAAGAAAQRRSMVLLDEGILPLAEGVRLYVEGVDPAVAARYGSLVDTPAAAEVALVRIDAPYEPARQLPEAFFHQGRLDLPDDRRDQLTALAAAVPTVVDVFLERPAILPEVASAAAALLGDFGASDEAVLDVVFGRARAEGRLPFELPRSMAAVEAHPEDLPGGTADPLFALGHPQKG, encoded by the coding sequence TCTCGACGGCGACGGGGTGATGGCCCCGTACGAAGACCCGCGCCGGCCGGCGGAAGAGCGCGTGCGGGATCTGCTCACGAGGATGACCGTCGCGGAGAAGGCCGGGCTGTTGTGTCACGCGCCGGTGTCCGTGGCGCCGGACGGCGGCCTGGTCGACGCGCCCGCCGGGCTGTTGCCGACCGCGCCCACGACGTCGGTGCTGCGTGACGGGCACGTGCGCTGCCTGAGCCTGATGGCCCCGGTCGCCGCCGGGCCGCTCGCCCGCTGGCACAACCGCGTCCAGGACCTCGCGGCGGGCAGCAGGCTCGGGATCCCGGTGCTGCTGTCGTCCGACCCGCGGCATTCGGCGAACGAGAACCCGCTGACGTCGGTGCCCTCCGGTGGCTGTTCGCGCTGGCCGGAGCCGCTCGGGTTCGGCGCCCTCGACGACGAGGACCTGGTGCGCGGGTTCGCCGGGATCGTGCGGGCGGAGTACGCCGCGGTCGGGATCCGGCTGGCCCTGCACCCGATGGCCGACGTGGCCAGCGAGCCGCGCTGGGCCCGGATCTCCGGCACCTTCGGCGCCGACCCGGACGTGGTCGCGCGCCTGGCCGCGGCCTACGTCGAAGGCCTGCAGGGCCCGGTGCTCGGCCCGGGCTCGGTGGCCGCGATGGTCAAGCACTGGCCCGGCGCGGGGCCGCAGGCGGGCGGGCTCGACGCGCACTTCGCGTCCGGGCCGGACCAGGTCTACCCGGCCGGGCGGTACGAGCTGCACCGCGACCGGTTCCGCCCGGCGCTGCGGGCCGGCGCCGCCGCGGTGATGCCGTACTACGGCCGTCCGGTCGGCGTGCCGGGGCTGCGTGAGGTCGGGTTCGCGTTCGACCCCGAGGTGGTGGCCGGCCAGCTGCGCCGCGACGAGGGCTTCGACGGCCTGGTGTGCACGGACTTCGGCCTGCTGACCGACAGCGTCCTGGCCGACGGGACCGTGTGGCCGGCCCGCGCCTGGGGTGTCGAGCACCTCGACCGGACCGAGCGCGCCCTGCTGCTGCTCGACGCCGGGGTCGACCAGTTCGGCGGCGAGTGGTGCCCCGAGGTGATCACCGGCCTGGTCGCGGCAGGCCGGGTGAGCGAAGCGCGGCTCGACGAGTCCGCGGCCCGGGTGCTGACGCTGATGGTCCACTTGGGACTGTTCGAAAACCCTTACGTGTCCGAAGAAGCCGCGGTCACCACGGTCGGCCGTGCGGACTTCGCCGCGGCCGGTGCGGCGGCCCAGCGGCGGTCGATGGTGCTGCTCGACGAGGGGATCCTGCCGCTCGCCGAGGGCGTCCGGCTCTACGTCGAAGGCGTCGACCCGGCGGTCGCGGCGCGCTATGGGTCCCTTGTGGACACGCCGGCGGCCGCCGAGGTGGCGCTGGTCCGCATCGACGCGCCGTACGAGCCCGCGCGGCAGCTGCCCGAGGCGTTCTTCCACCAGGGCCGGCTCGACCTGCCGGACGACCGCCGCGACCAGCTGACCGCGCTCGCCGCGGCGGTGCCGACCGTCGTGGACGTCTTCCTCGAGCGCCCGGCGATCCTGCCGGAGGTCGCGTCGGCCGCGGCGGCGCTGCTCGGCGACTTCGGCGCCTCCGACGAGGCCGTGCTGGACGTCGTGTTCGGCCGGGCGCGGGCGGAGGGCCGGTTGCCGTTCGAGCTGCCCCGGTCGATGGCCGCGGTCGAGGCGCACCCCGAAGACCTGCCCGGCGGGACGGCTGACCCGCTCTTCGCACTCGGACACCCCCAGAAAGGCTGA